In Paractinoplanes brasiliensis, the following proteins share a genomic window:
- a CDS encoding nitroreductase/quinone reductase family protein, which yields MASFNDTVIDDFRAKNGVLGGHWEGKTTLLLHTPGRKTGKVTVNPLVAAPDGDSYLLCGSAGGAPAEPQWVANLEALDGPVTIELGAETLKADHRVVRAGRDDDWERLYGIWRAYWPDAADYETKTDRKFPIAVITPR from the coding sequence ATGGCTTCGTTCAACGACACCGTCATCGACGACTTCCGCGCCAAGAACGGCGTGCTCGGCGGCCACTGGGAGGGCAAGACCACCCTGCTGCTGCACACGCCGGGCCGCAAGACCGGCAAGGTCACGGTCAACCCGCTGGTCGCGGCGCCCGACGGCGACTCCTACCTGCTCTGTGGCAGCGCGGGCGGCGCGCCGGCCGAGCCGCAGTGGGTCGCCAACCTCGAGGCGCTCGACGGGCCGGTGACCATCGAGCTGGGCGCCGAGACGCTCAAGGCCGACCACCGGGTCGTACGCGCGGGCCGCGACGACGACTGGGAGCGGCTCTACGGCATCTGGCGCGCCTACTGGCCCGACGCGGCCGACTACGAGACCAAGACCGACCGGAAGTTCCCGATCGCCGTGATCACTCCGCGCTGA
- a CDS encoding GyrI-like domain-containing protein, whose translation MADTGKVDFKKTLAVYRARRGFQVVDVPDLQYLMIDGHGDPNTAVFTEAVEALYPLAYKLKFASKKTLGRDYVVMPLEGLWWAGDMDAFTAARDKSRWDWTLMIMVPDWITPRMFAEVAPAGSRVRLETLAEGRCVQTLHVGSYDDEAGVLAEMHSSFIPSRGFTMVGKHHEIYLSDRRKTEPSRLRTILRQPVRE comes from the coding sequence ATGGCGGACACCGGCAAGGTCGACTTCAAGAAGACGCTTGCGGTCTACCGCGCCCGCCGCGGGTTCCAGGTCGTGGACGTGCCCGACCTGCAATACCTGATGATCGACGGGCACGGGGATCCGAACACCGCGGTGTTCACCGAGGCCGTCGAGGCGCTCTACCCGCTGGCGTACAAGCTCAAATTCGCCAGCAAGAAGACCCTCGGACGCGATTACGTGGTCATGCCGCTCGAAGGCCTGTGGTGGGCCGGCGACATGGACGCCTTCACCGCCGCCCGCGACAAGTCGCGGTGGGACTGGACGCTGATGATCATGGTGCCCGACTGGATCACGCCGCGGATGTTCGCCGAGGTGGCGCCGGCCGGGTCACGGGTCCGCCTCGAGACGCTGGCCGAGGGCCGATGCGTGCAGACGTTGCACGTCGGCTCCTACGACGACGAAGCCGGGGTGCTCGCCGAGATGCACTCGAGCTTCATACCGTCGCGCGGCTTCACGATGGTGGGCAAGCACCACGAGATCTACCTCAGCGATCGCCGCAAAACCGAACCTTCCCGACTTCGTACGATCCTCCGGCAGCCCGTACGCGAATGA
- a CDS encoding pseudouridine synthase → MPQADTAERLQKVLAAAGVGSRRACEDLIFRRRVTVNGKVAKLGDKVDPDTAEILVDGQRVITNKKLVYLALNKPRGVVSSLDDEKGRTELADFVGQFDVRLHHVGRLDADSEGLLLITNDGELTNKLTHPRYEIQKTYVAEVVNGPLPRNVGRQLLAGVELEDGPAKADGFKLLGALGKTAQVEIVLHEGRKHIVRRMMEEVGHPVTRLIRTAVGPVRLGDLRPGGFRHLSQAEVAALFKAAGS, encoded by the coding sequence ATGCCACAGGCTGACACCGCCGAACGCCTCCAGAAAGTCCTGGCGGCGGCCGGTGTTGGATCCCGGCGCGCCTGCGAAGACCTGATCTTCCGCCGGCGCGTCACGGTCAACGGCAAGGTCGCCAAGCTCGGTGACAAGGTCGATCCCGACACCGCGGAGATCCTCGTCGACGGGCAGCGGGTGATCACCAACAAGAAGCTCGTCTACCTGGCGCTGAACAAGCCGCGCGGCGTCGTCTCCTCGCTCGACGACGAGAAGGGCCGCACCGAGCTGGCGGATTTCGTCGGCCAGTTCGACGTGCGGCTGCACCACGTGGGCCGGCTCGACGCCGACTCCGAGGGCCTGCTGCTGATCACCAACGACGGCGAGCTCACCAACAAGCTCACCCACCCGCGGTACGAGATCCAGAAGACGTACGTGGCCGAGGTCGTCAACGGCCCGCTGCCGCGCAATGTCGGCCGGCAACTGCTCGCCGGTGTCGAACTCGAGGACGGCCCGGCCAAGGCCGACGGGTTCAAGCTGCTGGGCGCGCTCGGCAAGACCGCGCAGGTCGAGATCGTGCTGCACGAGGGCCGCAAGCACATCGTGCGCCGCATGATGGAGGAGGTCGGGCACCCGGTGACCCGCCTGATCCGTACGGCGGTCGGCCCGGTGCGCCTCGGCGACCTTCGTCCGGGCGGGTTCCGGCACCTGTCCCAGGCGGAGGTCGCGGCGCTGTTCAAGGCGGCCGGCAGCTGA
- the cmk gene encoding (d)CMP kinase has translation MAEEARPEKCVVAVDGPSGSGKSTVSRRLATRVDGVYLDTGAMYRAVTWAVLQAGVDLNDPDAIAKIALETELSIGTDPAAPHFAANGTNVDEPIRGVEVTQAVSAVAAVPAVRKHLVALQQAIIAGQPRIIVEGRDIATVVAPDADLKVYLTASSAARAQRRSAEDASDVKATEADLARRDKLDSTRKADPLKLADDAIEVDTTGIGIDEVVTYVLNLLNSKVKS, from the coding sequence GTGGCGGAAGAAGCACGGCCGGAAAAGTGCGTGGTCGCGGTCGACGGCCCCTCCGGTTCCGGCAAGTCCACCGTTTCCCGGCGGCTGGCCACCAGGGTCGACGGCGTCTACCTCGACACCGGCGCCATGTACCGGGCCGTGACCTGGGCCGTTCTGCAGGCCGGCGTCGACCTCAACGACCCGGACGCCATCGCGAAGATCGCGCTCGAGACCGAGCTGTCGATCGGCACCGACCCGGCGGCGCCGCACTTCGCGGCCAACGGCACCAACGTCGACGAGCCCATCCGCGGCGTCGAGGTCACCCAGGCCGTGTCGGCCGTCGCCGCCGTGCCCGCCGTCCGCAAGCACCTCGTGGCCCTACAGCAGGCGATCATCGCCGGGCAGCCGCGCATCATCGTCGAGGGCCGCGACATCGCCACCGTCGTCGCCCCCGACGCCGACCTCAAGGTCTACCTGACCGCCTCCTCGGCCGCGCGCGCTCAGCGCCGCAGCGCCGAGGACGCCTCCGACGTGAAGGCGACCGAGGCCGACCTGGCCCGGCGCGACAAGCTCGACTCGACGCGTAAGGCCGACCCGCTGAAGCTCGCCGACGACGCCATCGAGGTCGACACGACCGGCATCGGCATCGACGAGGTCGTCACCTACGTTTTGAATCTTTTGAACAGCAAGGTGAAGTCGTGA
- the der gene encoding ribosome biogenesis GTPase Der — MSEVPSAVLSEDSDAGPAPVVAVVGRPNVGKSTLVNRIIGRRQAVVEDVPGVTRDRVPYDAQWNGRRFTVVDTGGWEPDARDRAAAIAAQAEIAVQTADVVVFVVDVSVGATDVDEAAVKMLRRSHKPVILVANKADNNALELEAVSLWSLGLGEPHPISALHGRGSGDLLDDILDALPEPPPIVEGGPRGPRRVALVGRPNVGKSSLLNRVSKEERAVVDSVAGTTVDPVDSLVEMDGELWQFVDTAGLRKRVNQASGTEYYASLRTAGAVEAAEVAVVLLDSAEPISEQDQRVLTQVVEAGKALVIAFNKWDLVDADRRFYLDKEIDRELKRIPWAVRVNISAKTGRAVDKLAPALRRALASWEQRVPTGALNQWLTALTQATPHPVRGGRAPRILFATQAGVAPPRFVLFTTGPLDAGYQRFVERKLREEFGFEGSPIEVSVKPRKKTGPGGRGKAHG, encoded by the coding sequence GTGAGTGAAGTCCCTTCGGCCGTTCTGTCCGAGGACTCCGATGCCGGCCCGGCCCCCGTCGTAGCCGTCGTCGGCCGCCCCAACGTGGGCAAATCCACCCTGGTCAACCGCATCATCGGCCGCCGTCAGGCCGTCGTGGAGGATGTCCCCGGCGTCACCCGCGACCGGGTGCCGTACGACGCGCAGTGGAACGGTCGCCGCTTCACGGTGGTCGACACCGGCGGCTGGGAACCCGACGCTCGCGACAGGGCGGCGGCGATTGCCGCTCAGGCTGAGATCGCTGTGCAGACCGCTGACGTGGTCGTGTTCGTCGTCGACGTGTCCGTGGGCGCGACCGATGTCGACGAGGCCGCGGTGAAGATGCTGCGCCGGTCGCACAAACCGGTCATTCTGGTCGCGAACAAGGCTGACAACAACGCGCTCGAGCTTGAGGCTGTTTCGCTGTGGTCGTTGGGGCTGGGGGAACCGCACCCGATCTCGGCTCTGCACGGCCGGGGTTCCGGTGACCTGCTGGACGACATCCTCGACGCGCTTCCCGAACCTCCCCCGATCGTGGAGGGCGGGCCTCGCGGGCCGCGGCGGGTTGCGCTGGTCGGGCGGCCCAACGTGGGCAAGTCGTCGCTGCTCAACCGGGTGTCCAAGGAGGAGCGGGCGGTCGTCGACTCCGTTGCGGGCACGACCGTTGACCCTGTCGACAGCCTCGTGGAGATGGACGGGGAGCTGTGGCAGTTCGTCGACACCGCCGGGCTTCGCAAGAGGGTCAATCAGGCTTCCGGTACGGAGTACTACGCGTCCCTGCGTACGGCGGGTGCTGTCGAAGCGGCCGAGGTTGCGGTAGTGCTGCTGGACTCCGCCGAACCCATCTCCGAGCAGGACCAGCGGGTGCTGACCCAGGTCGTCGAGGCCGGCAAGGCGCTGGTGATCGCCTTCAACAAGTGGGACCTGGTGGATGCGGATCGCCGGTTCTACCTCGACAAGGAGATCGACCGCGAACTCAAGCGGATCCCGTGGGCAGTGCGAGTCAACATCTCGGCGAAAACGGGGCGGGCTGTCGACAAGCTGGCTCCTGCCCTTCGCCGCGCTCTGGCTTCCTGGGAGCAGCGGGTTCCCACCGGTGCCCTCAACCAGTGGCTGACCGCTTTGACCCAGGCCACCCCCCATCCCGTACGGGGTGGACGTGCGCCCCGCATCTTGTTCGCCACTCAGGCCGGCGTGGCGCCGCCTCGGTTCGTGCTCTTCACTACCGGGCCGCTGGACGCCGGCTACCAGCGGTTTGTCGAGCGCAAGCTGCGCGAGGAGTTCGGTTTCGAGGGGTCACCGATCGAGGTGTCCGTGAAGCCGCGCAAGAAGACGGGGCCGGGGGGTCGGGGCAAGGCCCACGGGTAG
- a CDS encoding M50 family metallopeptidase, with protein sequence MLFALGEPVAFVALVLSFLLAIVLRAVAIRVTARAVGLADRRDSIAPRLREDVDPFGGVAAAIGGMGWGKMLTVDDVPRYQGRGKAIAVFAAGPIVCIVLSQLLLLGYALTYPNNVLSIIGPADVLLGIGLPTAHQVWLSIAVGLLCFGILALIPVPPLDGFGILYSAVTKPGQALQWMRLWFEDKNIGVLVLLVLCIFPLGMPFLMQILNALGLVFVRVWG encoded by the coding sequence GTGCTGTTCGCTCTTGGCGAGCCGGTGGCGTTCGTTGCGCTGGTGCTCTCGTTCCTGCTCGCGATCGTGCTGCGCGCCGTCGCCATCCGGGTGACCGCGCGTGCCGTCGGGCTGGCCGACCGCCGTGACTCGATCGCCCCGCGCCTGCGCGAAGACGTCGACCCGTTCGGCGGGGTCGCGGCCGCGATCGGCGGCATGGGCTGGGGCAAGATGCTCACCGTCGACGACGTGCCCCGCTACCAGGGCCGCGGAAAGGCCATCGCGGTGTTCGCGGCCGGGCCGATCGTCTGCATCGTCCTGTCGCAACTGCTTCTGCTCGGGTACGCGCTGACGTACCCGAACAATGTGCTGTCGATAATCGGACCGGCCGACGTACTGCTCGGCATCGGCCTGCCGACAGCGCATCAGGTGTGGCTGTCGATCGCGGTCGGGCTGCTCTGCTTCGGCATCCTTGCCCTGATCCCCGTCCCGCCACTGGACGGCTTCGGCATTCTCTACTCCGCCGTCACCAAGCCTGGCCAGGCACTTCAGTGGATGCGGCTGTGGTTCGAGGACAAGAACATCGGCGTCCTCGTGCTGCTGGTCCTGTGCATCTTCCCGCTCGGGATGCCGTTCCTGATGCAGATCCTGAACGCGCTGGGGCTGGTGTTCGTCCGCGTCTGGGGGTGA
- a CDS encoding enoyl-CoA hydratase/isomerase family protein — protein sequence MPALERHDAVYVLDLGDSENRFHPDWLTELESLLDEVEKNDEPRALVTKATGKFWSNGLDLEWLMEHPERFTDYGVRVQALLTRVLTLPLVTVAALQGHTFAAGAMLSLAHDVRLMRADRGFWCLPEADINIPFTPGMSALIQSRLTPQAAHEAMILARRFGGAEAAERQIVDRALPESELLSAAIELAATHIAKAGPTLETIKTRLYAPVIKALSSIE from the coding sequence ATGCCTGCACTCGAACGCCACGATGCGGTCTACGTCCTCGATCTCGGCGACAGCGAGAACCGGTTCCACCCCGACTGGTTGACCGAGCTCGAGTCCCTTCTCGACGAGGTCGAGAAAAACGACGAACCTCGCGCTCTCGTCACAAAGGCCACCGGCAAGTTCTGGTCCAACGGCCTCGACCTCGAGTGGCTGATGGAGCATCCCGAGCGGTTCACCGACTACGGCGTACGCGTCCAGGCCCTGCTCACCCGCGTGTTGACCTTGCCACTCGTCACGGTCGCCGCCCTGCAGGGCCACACGTTCGCCGCCGGCGCCATGCTCTCGCTCGCCCACGACGTGCGCCTCATGCGCGCCGACCGCGGCTTCTGGTGCTTGCCCGAAGCCGACATCAACATCCCGTTCACCCCCGGAATGTCCGCTCTCATCCAGTCGCGCCTGACCCCGCAGGCCGCGCACGAGGCCATGATCCTGGCCCGTCGCTTCGGCGGCGCCGAGGCAGCCGAACGCCAGATCGTCGACCGGGCCCTCCCCGAGTCCGAGCTGCTGAGCGCCGCCATCGAGCTGGCCGCCACCCACATCGCCAAGGCCGGCCCCACACTCGAAACCATCAAAACCCGCCTCTACGCCCCGGTGATCAAGGCGCTGAGCAGCATCGAGTAA